Within the uncultured Draconibacterium sp. genome, the region CGCGAAGTTGGTCTGTCACCTTTGCAGTTTCGTTCGCAATCTCTTTAATAGAGGTAAAAATCCATATTTTTTGTAGAGTTTAAGCTATTGAAAATTAGCTGTGTAATTTTAATGCTTAAAACAGAGTTAAAACCCAAATCCATGAAAATTACCTAAAATTCATGTAATTTTACATTTTAGGCTTACAGAAATTTTGTTGCTTTGTATTCAGGTTTGTGCATTTGGGTATGAACCGCAAAATTTTACAGCTTAAAAGTATATTAATTGTAAAAAATAAAAGATCATGGAAAATTATTTCAATACATTGCCACTTCGTCTTCAGTTAGACCAGTTGGGAAAATGCGACTTCATGGATGAGTCGGAATTTGCAGACGGAGTTGAAAAACTTAAAGGAAAACAGATTGTAGTATTGGGCTGTGGAGCACAGGGATTGCACCAGGGATTAAACCTTCGCGATAGCGGATTGAATGTAGCTTACGCGTTGCGTCAGACTGCGATTGACGAAAAACGTGCATCGTATGTTAATGCTACAGAAAACGGTTTTGAAGTAGGTACTTTCGATGAATTGGTACCTAAGGCTGACTTGGTATTGAACCTTACACCAGATAAACAACACACTCCGGTTGTAAACAAGGTAGTTCCTTTAATGAAAAAAGGTGCTTGTTTGGCTTACTCACATGGTTTTAATATTGTTGAAGAAGGAATGCAGATTCGCGACGATATTACCGTAATTATGGTGGCTCCAAAATCTCCGGGTTCTGAAGTACGTGCTGAGTACCTGCGTGGATTTGGTGTGCCTACTTTAATTGCAGTTCACCGCGAGAACGATCCGAACGGCGATGGTTTGGAAATTGCAAAAGCTTATGCTGTTGGAACAGGTGGTCATAAAGCGGGTGTTTTACTTTCGTCGTTTGTTGCCGAAGTAAAATCAGACTTGATGGGTGAACAAACCATTCTTTGTGGTTTATTGCAAACAGGTTCTATTTTGAGTTTCGATAAAATGATCGAAAAAGGAATCGACGCTGGTTATGCATCAAAACTGATTCAGTACGGATGGGAAACCATTACCGAGGCGTTGAAACTTGGTGGTATCACCAATATGATGGATCGTTTGTCGAATCCGGCTAAAATTGAAGCTTACAAACTTTCGGAAGAATTGAAAGAAATTATGCGTCCGTTGTTCGAGAAACATATGGATGATATTATGTCGGGAGAATTCTCATCGACCATGATGGAAGACTGGGCTAACGATGATAAAAACCTGTTGGGATGGCGTGCTGCTACCGGCGAAACTGCTTTCGAGAAAACTCCGGCAGGCGACGTCGAAATTAGCGAGCAGGAGTATTTCGATAATGGAACATTAATGGTTGCATTTGTAAAATCGGGTGTTGAGCTGGCATTCGAAGTAATGACAGAATCAGGAATTAAAGAGGAATCGGCTTACTACGAGTCGTTGCACGAAACTCCGCTGATTGCCAACACAATTGCACGTAAAAAACTGTTCGAAATGAACCGTACAATTTCAGATACTGCGGAATACGGTTGTTACCTTTTCGACCATGCCTGTAAACCGTTGTTGACTGATTTTATGAAGAAAATTGATACAAATGTTATCGGTAAAAATTTCAACGAAGGAATAAGTGCACATGTTGATAACAAAGAGCTGATTGAGATTAACGACGAAGTACGTTATCACGATGTAGAAATTATTGGTGCTGAATTGCGCGAGGCAATGGAATCAATGAAATCGATTATCTAAGAAGCTATTATTATTGAAATAATAAAAACAGACGATCATATAAATTCGAAGCTGGCTCTGCCTTTTAGGTGGGGCCAGTTCTTTATTGCTTCACTTCAAATAGTCATTGCTTTAATACGCGTTGTTAATGCTTTAGATGAAGTGCTTATTGCTTTACATTAACATGCCAATGTTTCAGTTGAATATGACATTGCTTCAGTTAAAGTGCTTGTTGCTTGAGTTGAAATGCTTATTGCTTTAGGTTAAGTGTTCGATGCTTTAGTCGAAGTACTTATTGCTTTAGTTGAAGTAGTCATTGTTTGAATGTAAGCAGTTGTTTCTTAGTATTATGAGCACAATTTCTGTAATTTGATGCTTTAGGATGTTGTATTTGGAAGAATCGATTAATAATTTAGTCTTTTGGATAAAGGCGTCATCTTTCTTAATTTTAAACAAAAATGGCTCGTTTAGGATTTATTTACGTGTGTTGTGTGTTCGCTTTTTTTACGTTGTTTACCTCTTGTAATAGCCCGGCAAAGAAAGGCAATCAACAAGATGTAAAATATACTCCCAACATTCCTGAGGGCTGGCAAGCCTTATTCAACGGAAATTCGCTCGGAAACTGGGAGGTAACCTCATTCGGAACAGAAGGACCGGTAAAGCTGTCGGAAGGAAGTATTGTTATTAATTACGGCGATGGTTGCAGCGGAATTACCTGGACAGATACTTTCCCGAAAGTAAATTACGAGGTACAACTGGAGGCCCGCAAAATGGTTGGTAACGACTTTTTTTGTGGAATGACTTTCCCGGTTAACGACCAGTTTTGCTCGCTGATCGTAGGAGGGTGGGGCGGTCCCGTTGTTGGTTTGAGCAGTATTGATGATTATGATGCTTCGGAGAACGAAACGCAAGTGCTAAAAAACTTTGAAAAAGAAGTGTGGTACACCATCCGCCTACAGGTAACCGAAACAACGATCCGTGCCTGGATCGACGATGAGAAACTGGTGGACTT harbors:
- the ilvC gene encoding ketol-acid reductoisomerase, with amino-acid sequence MENYFNTLPLRLQLDQLGKCDFMDESEFADGVEKLKGKQIVVLGCGAQGLHQGLNLRDSGLNVAYALRQTAIDEKRASYVNATENGFEVGTFDELVPKADLVLNLTPDKQHTPVVNKVVPLMKKGACLAYSHGFNIVEEGMQIRDDITVIMVAPKSPGSEVRAEYLRGFGVPTLIAVHRENDPNGDGLEIAKAYAVGTGGHKAGVLLSSFVAEVKSDLMGEQTILCGLLQTGSILSFDKMIEKGIDAGYASKLIQYGWETITEALKLGGITNMMDRLSNPAKIEAYKLSEELKEIMRPLFEKHMDDIMSGEFSSTMMEDWANDDKNLLGWRAATGETAFEKTPAGDVEISEQEYFDNGTLMVAFVKSGVELAFEVMTESGIKEESAYYESLHETPLIANTIARKKLFEMNRTISDTAEYGCYLFDHACKPLLTDFMKKIDTNVIGKNFNEGISAHVDNKELIEINDEVRYHDVEIIGAELREAMESMKSII
- a CDS encoding DUF1080 domain-containing protein; translated protein: MARLGFIYVCCVFAFFTLFTSCNSPAKKGNQQDVKYTPNIPEGWQALFNGNSLGNWEVTSFGTEGPVKLSEGSIVINYGDGCSGITWTDTFPKVNYEVQLEARKMVGNDFFCGMTFPVNDQFCSLIVGGWGGPVVGLSSIDDYDASENETQVLKNFEKEVWYTIRLQVTETTIRAWIDDEKLVDFNYTGHILSIRPEVSLSKPFGICTWMTTAELRNMAMRKIENK